A segment of the Triticum urartu cultivar G1812 chromosome 1, Tu2.1, whole genome shotgun sequence genome:
CTTGTACACATGGGTTCAGTTCAGGCATTATGTGTGGACGCCTGAAGAAATCCATTGCGAATCTGACTGGCAATGTCTGCAACAGCACCTGGGCCATGCGGGAGGAAAACTGCAGAAGATTTGGATGAAGCGCCGATCTCTTTCATGGTGTCAAAGTATTGAGTGAGCAGAACCAAGTCCATCACATCCTTGGCGGAAGTCCCAGGCACATTGCCAGAAAAGCCAAGCACACTGTCTCTGAGGCCATCAACTATTGCCTGCCGCTGCCTTGCAATTCCAAGGCCAGAGAGATACTTAGCTTCAGCCTCTCCCTCAGCTCTCTTGATTTGAACGATCTTTTCTGCCTCTGCCTTTTCATTTGCCGCAACACGCATTCTTGCAGCTGAACAGCGTAATAAAAAGAAATGGTTAAACATATACATCAAACTGCTTAGATAAAACATTAGGGTTTTAGATCAGCTATATCAACACCCTAATGTGAACTACTCCTAAGGTTTGTTAGCAATACATACATGGAACACCTGCGTTGTTGCTAGATTTTAGCAGTTGATACTCCAAACTAAGCTCTACTCAAGTAGGCAAATGCTTACCGGCATTAATTTCATTCATAGCCTTTTTAACCTTTTCATCTGGCTCTATATCAACAATTAGTGTCTGCACAATCTCATAGCCATAAGCAAACATAGCCTTCTCAAGCTCCTGCTCCACAGATTTTGCTATGTCATTCTTTTGCTCAAAAACATCATCCAGTTGTAGTTTGGGAATGCTTGCTCTGATAACTGCAAGATCATATACCCTTGTTAAGAATCACTTGGAGAAGATTTTTAGCATTTACATATAGAAAAATTTCTTCAATTCACGAGAATTTCCAGAAATTACTATATTTTAAGAGGATAATCCTTACCATCAAAGACATAAGATTGGATTTGAGATTTTGGGTTGCTCAGCTTATAATACGCATCATTTGCTTTGTCCTCCATTGCTCGGTATTGAATGGATGCAACAATTGTAACAAAAACGTTATCCTGTAAGAGGATGCATAGTGTCAGCAGAAAATAGATCGCATAAACTAATGTGATCTCTACAAGTTTGTGTGATGCATGGGGGTGTTTTGAATGGATAATTCAAGAAGTGAAATATAAGAGTACCTTTGTCTTTGTCTCGCAGCGAACATCCATTTGCCTAAGCCTAAGTGTAAGCTTACCACTGACACGGCTTCCGATAATCCATGGCACACAGTGACACCCCGGATCAAGCACATCCTCAAATTTCCCAAATCGTTCCTTGATGGCTACTGTTGACTGGTCCACTTGTACACAGCAAAGCAACTTGCCTATTGCTGCAACTAGTTTGCCCATTCTTATCTCTGTCTTGAAACAGTGAAGGTATGAATCAATGTTACAACAGCTTTCAGATTAATTAAAAAATAAATTCATTGCCAGTCACTTTTTGCAGGCAAATTATTTGTGTGCTGTAGCAGCACTATACAAGAAAATGGTGTACATACTACATATAGGTAATCCTCCTGTATGAAATAGTGAGATCCATACAAACTATGACTAACTGGCCAACAGATTACCGAATCATTAACTATCTGCTTAATAGATTAACATATTGCTGGGTTTTTCGCTTGTTTTCATAATAGGTTATCATATTTGCTGAATTATTCTTTGTATattttcaaaaataataattTTGATTTGGTTCGGGAAGCTTTGTGGTTTGCCGAAAGCTAACTTCAAAATGCCAATATATTGTAAGTTATCTAAGAAAGATGATGTTGTCACCAATTATTGTTGGTGGGCTGATTGCCTCAACATCTTCTTTTTCCTCTAATTTAATTTCATCCCAGACGGATTTTTCTTTACACTTGAAGGATCGATAAGTTATTGCATTGTTTGCATTACAAGACAGCAACATAATTTCTTTCCCCCTAGAGCAGGATAGGAGCAGAGAAGTTAAAGGGAGGTGGTATAGTTGACTTACATTAACCTCTCTTCTGATCTTTGAGCACTGGCACCACAACCACTGCTGAATACTTGACCTAACTGGTGAAGATAGTTCAGATTGTTGAAGAGGATATGGGATAACTGGATTTTGTCTTGAATTGTCTAGGAGCATGGGGAGTGCTTTTATACATGAGTAGTTGGGTCATATGTATCCAGGTCAACGCCAGCATTTCTCTTTTGGAATCTGCACAGTAGCCTGGGAGAAACTTCTTAGGGTGGGTTTGGATTTTTGTTGTTTGAATCAGTTGCAGCCAACCAAACCCAATACCATGGTTGGTTATGATAGTCTTGGCTAAATAAGCATTTAATTCTGTTGTCAACGTAGACCGGGCTTTAATGATAGTTGTCGTTCAAAGCTTGGTATCTTAAATGTTGGATTTATAGTCTTGAAaggaatttatttattttctctctAAGAAACCTGACTAAGATCTCATACCTCAAGAATTGTgttcttagagcatctccagccgttcggcccccAGGACGCCGAAAAAGCGCCGTCTAGGGTTGAACCGGCGTATCTTTTAGGCGTGAGGGCGATAGTGTTCCCAGTCGCCGCCCCCAGGTCGCCCCCCAAATTGGCGCAAACAGGGCACAAAGTCGGCGATTTGATTCAAATTTGCACAAACATGGCATAAACTCGGCGATTTTCATTCAGATTTGTACAAAAAAAATAGAGAACAACTACGCCTAGCCTAGCCTACTACATCGCTGCCACCGCCTGCCGGAGCCCGCTGCCGCCTTCTACATACCGGGAAGCCTATAGAAACGGGTGTAGTCGCCGCTGCCGCCGTCGTCATCGTCGCacgccccgccggagccgccgccgtccctgctgcaccCCTGGCCAGGGTCGCCGACGCGCGGTGGGGCGCTGGATGGCCCGGCCTCATCCTCCTCGTCGCTGTCGAGGACGATGACGCCGCCCTCCTTGCACCCGCGGCGCCGGGCCTGGAGCTCCTTGTATGCTCGGGCTGGCGGCGCACCTGCTCGCGGAGGTAGTCCTCCTTCGCCCATTTTAGGGCGGCCTCGTCGTCGGGGGCCACCATGCCGACGTGCTCCGGCTGCAGCCCGGCTCGGGCTTCAGCCGGACTAGACGGAGGAAGCGCGGGGAGGGGCGGGAACCCTCGTTGATGACGAGGGCGCCGCTGCGGGTGCGGCGCCGGAGCGGCATCTCCTccggctccggcttgacggggcggagccCCGTCGAGCCGGGGCCTGACGACGAGGACGCCCCCGGCTCCATCCGCCGCGGCGTTCAGGAGCTACCACGACGGCGAGAGAAGGACGACCGAGGCGGGTACTCGAGGCGCGGTACGTTGCCGGTCTCGATGTGGTCAAGGACGGCCTCGAGCGTGCGGCCTGGCACGCCCAACCACTCGCGCCACCAGTCGGCGTTGAGGCGGCCGCGGGGGATGACGCCATTGGTGGAGGCGACCTGTTCTTCGCGGCAGCGCGCGAAGTACATGGTCCACATCGTGTGGCTGTCGACGGCGTACCTCGGCTCGTTCTGCTGCTCCGGCGGCAGGGACGAGCGGATGCGGGCGATCTCGGCCCGCCGTGCCGCCCCGTCGGGCATCGGTGGCACCGGGATGCCGCCGGCGCTCAGCCTCCACACACCCGGCACATGCATGTCCGACGGCGCCAGATACTCGGCCTCGTAGAGGAGGCGCGCCTCCGGCTCTTGGAGATGGCGacggccgaagccgttcgccgccgcgccgtcgccggGGAACTTCTCAACCATTTGCTCATCGGCGTGAAGGGGGCGGTGGGCTGCTCTGTGTGGCGATGTGAGGCGTGGTGTGGCAGCTGTGGCCTTCACCGGCGGGGGATGGGCTTTTATAGCCGCGGCCGGGCGGCGAGAGCCTGCATGCTGGGCGACGCGTGGCGGGAGCGGACGAGACGCGCGTCGGTGACGCCTTCACTGCGtcgcccgtgaggcatcaatgtaGGCTGACCGGCGCGACAACCTTGGCCAGCCTCGCATTGATTTCCGCGGGaaccgaggcgatgaggacgaggAAGCGGCGTCTCGCTGACGCTGCGGGCCCATCCCCGTTCGCACCAAAACCGCTCTCCCAGGCGCCTCCCAGCGCgtcgggttcggcctgggtccgctgACGCCAGTTTCGGCTCAAACCGGCGAAAAAGGGCTCCGGGGCGCGCGCCTGGGCTGATTTTTAGGCATCGGCGCGAAAAAACCGTATGGGTGGGGcgtgttgggggcgcggctggagatccTCTTAGGATCTCAGGGTCACAAGcaaagtttttttttcttttttgagtaCTGAAACTTTCATTTTGGCTGGAGTGTTTAGCAATCTTTCTTTGTCAATTTACTGTTGCCTTACAATGGCAACTACTATGTGTTTTAGTGGATCTTTCGAAAAGCTTCGTGTTTGGTGCTAgtttagggcatgtacaatggttgataaaaTAGTTTTATCTTAGGTCTTGCATCTAATTAAGAGATAACAAAAAAATGTCTACAATGGATCATTTCTCATCTTTATCTTCATAACTAGTTATTCCTAAAAACGTGGTGACACATATTGTGCTAAGATATCATCTTTTGTCTTATCTTAAATAAAAAGAGATAAGCCTTTTCTTATGAGACCTCTCTCCTTCACCTCATCATTTATTCTACATGACACTCCTAAGATAGCACCACTGTACATGCCCTAATATATTATCTCTTGGCTTATCTTAAATAAGAAAAAACAACCTTTTTCTTATGAGGTCTCTCTCCTTCACCTTATCATTTATCCTACATGACACTCCTAAGATAACATCACTGTACATACCCTTACTAATACAAGAGTCGACGTGAGTTGATTGGGTAAGATTTATATCATGTTACCACTGAAGGCCGGACTTTTGGAGCCGCTGgaaaaggttgaaactttttGGAGCCGTTAATCGTTCTTTTCATGTTTGCCCATTAATTTCCTGTGGAAGTTACGGAAAATCCTCCCCCGATTGATGTCAAATAACTCGAAAAAAGTAGCCGAGGTATTTGTTGATGGTATGGTAATGGTGAGAGGCAGCTGTGGTTTATGTTCGAACCCCGCGTCACCTCCATTATTTTGCTGTCTGTGACAGCACAAACATGGCAACTTGGCAATGGGTAAGGACTGACGTGCATGACGAATCAAAATTATAATTGTTGACCTGCGATTGGAGCTTTGTATCGTACTACGCGTTTTGCTGGTTTGGCCGTTCAATGGTCGGAAATTCCCCAGCGGCGACCATTCCACTAGGATCAAATAATGATCCACTAGTGGTTGTCGTGGAGGTGTGGCTTTGATTAGGATCAGGATCAGGATTGTTTCAAAGCTTGCAACCTTAAGTGCTAGAGGCCCAACCTGAATGAAATTTGCTTTTATCTCTCTTCGAAACTTGAATATGGAAATGCTACTTGAAGAACGGTATTCCTTCATCTGAAAAGGAATCCTATGCTTGGAGTATCTTCGAGGATTGCTAATTTGATTCCCTATATCTATATGTCCGTGAACGCGTCCGTGCAGGAGCCCGCCCCGGCAACCACATGCCTCATGTGCAAAACATCTAATCCGTATAAAGCCATGAAACGTTGATTTCATACATAGTTCATACAAACTAATAGATGGTTAAAAACGAGCTACATTCAAAAAGAAGATTGCAAATTATGTACTACCCCACTCCTACTTCTTGTCGGAGTAGAGCTCGATGACCCCCTTGCCGGAGTCGCCGGCCTCGTGGTCGTTGGTGGTGGGGCGAATCGAGGGCATCTCATTGTTGTCAGCGTCGTCCGCAAAGAGCTCCTCCCACTCAACATTGTGGAGGTGGAATCGGCCACGGTTCGCCGCCACACCTCCTCGAACTCGAGGGGCTCGAGAGTAGTGCGGTTCTCCGTGAAGAGGGTGTTGTCACAGATGAGCTAGGCGAAGGCGGCAGCACCCTTGCGTTCGGCCTCGAATCGCGCCTCCGCTGCGAGGTGCTCTACCTCCTCTGCTTGGGCACGGAGGAACTGCTCCTCTGCCTCCTCTGCCTCCTCCATCGAGAGAAGGTGAATTTTGTTGCCCTTGC
Coding sequences within it:
- the LOC125508512 gene encoding hypersensitive-induced response protein 1-like isoform X2 — encoded protein: MGKLVAAIGKLLCCVQVDQSTVAIKERFGKFEDVLDPGCHCVPWIIGSRVSGKLTLRLRQMDVRCETKTKDNVFVTIVASIQYRAMEDKANDAYYKLSNPKSQIQSYVFDVIRASIPKLQLDDVFEQKNDIAKSVEQELEKAMFAYGYEIVQTLIVDIEPDEKVKKAMNEINAAARMRVAANEKAEAEKIVQIKRAEGEAEAKYLSGLGIARQRQAIVDGLRDSVLGFSGNVPGTSAKDVMDLVLLTQYFDTMKEIGASSKSSAVFLPHGPGAVADIASQIRNGFLQASTHNA
- the LOC125508512 gene encoding hypersensitive-induced response protein 1-like isoform X1, translating into MLLDNSRQNPVIPYPLQQSELSSPVRSSIQQWLWCQCSKIRREVNTEIRMGKLVAAIGKLLCCVQVDQSTVAIKERFGKFEDVLDPGCHCVPWIIGSRVSGKLTLRLRQMDVRCETKTKDNVFVTIVASIQYRAMEDKANDAYYKLSNPKSQIQSYVFDVIRASIPKLQLDDVFEQKNDIAKSVEQELEKAMFAYGYEIVQTLIVDIEPDEKVKKAMNEINAAARMRVAANEKAEAEKIVQIKRAEGEAEAKYLSGLGIARQRQAIVDGLRDSVLGFSGNVPGTSAKDVMDLVLLTQYFDTMKEIGASSKSSAVFLPHGPGAVADIASQIRNGFLQASTHNA